One Telluria mixta DNA window includes the following coding sequences:
- a CDS encoding MFS transporter codes for MEMQTHALKPRLTFWQLWNMSFGFFGIQFGLALQNVNTSRIFATLGTSMDDLALVWLAAPVTGLLVQPVIGYLSDNTWHPRWGRRRPFFFLGAVLAAIALFVMPNSSAVWMAVAMLWLMDASINISMEPFRAFVGDKLDTSQQTAGFAMQTFLIGCGAVIASLLPILFTNYLGVSNVPVDGGVPDSVRYSFYIGGAAFLLAVTWTVFTSTELPPPDLDRFAAQRKHSRNFGVALREIMGGFARMPKAMVQLAFVQFFSWIALFALWIYTGPGIADNVYNTTDPLSAGYQDAGNWVGVMFAVYNGMSALAAFVLPVLARRTSRKACHAVCLAIGGLSLVSVFFFHDKHLLLIPMLGVGVAWASILTMPYAILAAALPPNRMGYYMGLFNFFIVIPQIVSGLVLGWFTKHMFGNHAVLTLVLGGVSMVIAAVLALFVTDRPERAAH; via the coding sequence ATGGAAATGCAAACACATGCACTCAAGCCGCGGCTGACTTTCTGGCAGCTGTGGAACATGAGCTTCGGCTTCTTCGGCATCCAGTTCGGCTTGGCGCTGCAGAACGTGAACACGAGCCGGATCTTCGCCACGCTGGGCACGTCGATGGACGACCTGGCCCTCGTCTGGCTCGCGGCGCCCGTTACGGGCCTGCTCGTGCAGCCGGTGATCGGTTACCTCAGCGATAACACGTGGCACCCGCGTTGGGGCCGCCGCCGTCCGTTCTTCTTCCTCGGCGCCGTGCTGGCCGCCATCGCGCTGTTCGTGATGCCGAATTCCTCCGCCGTCTGGATGGCCGTGGCCATGCTGTGGCTGATGGATGCCTCGATCAACATCTCGATGGAGCCGTTCCGCGCGTTCGTCGGCGACAAGCTCGATACGTCGCAGCAGACCGCCGGCTTCGCGATGCAGACCTTCCTCATCGGCTGCGGCGCCGTGATCGCGTCGCTGCTGCCGATCCTCTTCACGAACTACCTCGGCGTCTCCAACGTGCCCGTCGACGGCGGGGTGCCGGATTCCGTGCGCTACTCGTTCTATATCGGCGGCGCCGCGTTCCTGCTGGCCGTGACGTGGACCGTGTTCACGTCGACCGAACTGCCGCCGCCGGACCTCGACCGCTTCGCGGCCCAGCGCAAGCATTCACGCAATTTCGGCGTGGCGCTGCGCGAGATCATGGGCGGCTTCGCGCGCATGCCGAAGGCGATGGTGCAGCTGGCGTTCGTCCAGTTCTTCTCGTGGATCGCGCTGTTCGCGCTGTGGATCTACACCGGTCCCGGGATCGCCGACAACGTCTACAACACGACGGATCCTCTGTCGGCGGGCTACCAGGACGCGGGCAACTGGGTCGGCGTGATGTTCGCCGTCTACAACGGCATGTCCGCGCTGGCCGCGTTCGTGCTGCCCGTGCTGGCGCGCCGCACGAGCCGCAAGGCGTGCCACGCCGTCTGCCTTGCGATCGGCGGCCTGTCGCTGGTCAGCGTGTTCTTCTTCCACGACAAGCACCTGCTGCTGATTCCGATGCTGGGCGTGGGCGTGGCGTGGGCGAGCATCCTCACGATGCCGTATGCGATCCTGGCTGCCGCGCTGCCGCCGAACCGCATGGGCTATTACATGGGCCTGTTCAACTTCTTCATCGTGATTCCGCAGATCGTCAGCGGTCTCGTGCTCGGCTGGTTCACGAAGCATATGTTCGGCAACCACGCGGTACTTACGCTGGTGCTGGGCGGCGTGTCGATGGTCATCGCGGCCGTGCTGGCGCTGTTCGTCACCGACCGTCCGGAGCGCGCCGCCCACTGA
- a CDS encoding alpha-D-glucose phosphate-specific phosphoglucomutase has protein sequence MTIQTIATTPFAGQRPGTSGLRKKVTEFQQPGYLENFVEAIFLTLGDFQGRTLVLGGDGRYFNRDAIQTILRMAAAHGVSRVLVGRGGILSTPAVSCVIRKRAALGGIVLSASHNPGGPDGDFGIKYNIDNGGPAPEKITDAIYEHTKTLSAYRISDAGPVDLDRIGSIRLEDMEVEVIDSVSDYAELMAGLFDFDAIRALFQRGFTMRFDGMYAVSGPYAKAIIEGMLGAPAGTVVNAEPLEDFGGHHPDPNPVNAAELIALMDGPDAPDFGAASDGDGDRNMIVGRKLAVSPSDSLAIIAANATAAPGYRDGIKGIARSMPTSQAADRVAAALGVSCFETPTGWKYFGNLLDAGLATLCGEESYGTGSMHIREKDGVWAVLFWLNLIAATGKSVNEIVQEHWARFGRNYYSRHDYEAVDAGAANAMMDDLRGKLASLAGQTLGDFRVQLADDFTYTDPVDNSVSSRQGVRIVMTDGSRIVMRLSGTGTEGATVRLYLERYEADPARHNLDTQQALAPLIAIAEQVSGLKARTGREQPSVIT, from the coding sequence ATGACAATTCAGACGATTGCGACGACCCCGTTCGCCGGGCAACGCCCCGGCACGTCCGGGCTGCGCAAAAAGGTGACGGAGTTCCAGCAGCCCGGCTACCTCGAAAACTTCGTCGAGGCCATCTTCCTGACGCTGGGTGACTTCCAGGGCCGCACCCTGGTGCTCGGCGGCGATGGCCGCTATTTCAACCGCGACGCCATCCAGACCATCCTGCGCATGGCCGCCGCCCATGGCGTGAGCCGCGTGCTCGTGGGCCGCGGCGGCATCCTGTCGACGCCGGCCGTCAGCTGCGTCATCCGCAAGCGTGCCGCGCTGGGCGGCATCGTCCTCTCGGCCAGCCACAACCCGGGCGGTCCCGACGGCGACTTCGGCATCAAGTACAACATCGACAACGGCGGCCCGGCGCCCGAGAAAATCACCGACGCGATCTACGAACATACGAAGACCTTGAGCGCGTACCGCATCAGCGACGCCGGCCCGGTCGACCTGGATAGAATCGGCAGCATCCGCCTCGAAGACATGGAAGTGGAGGTGATCGATTCCGTGTCCGACTACGCCGAGCTGATGGCCGGCCTGTTCGACTTCGACGCCATCCGCGCCCTGTTCCAGCGCGGCTTCACGATGCGTTTCGACGGCATGTACGCGGTCTCCGGCCCGTACGCGAAGGCCATCATCGAAGGCATGCTGGGCGCGCCCGCCGGCACCGTCGTCAACGCCGAACCGCTGGAAGACTTCGGCGGCCACCACCCGGACCCGAACCCCGTCAACGCGGCCGAACTGATCGCGCTGATGGACGGCCCCGACGCGCCCGACTTCGGCGCCGCATCGGACGGCGACGGCGACCGCAACATGATCGTCGGCCGCAAGCTCGCGGTCTCGCCGTCGGACAGCCTCGCCATCATCGCCGCCAACGCGACCGCTGCGCCGGGCTACCGCGACGGCATCAAGGGCATCGCGCGCTCCATGCCGACGTCGCAGGCCGCAGACCGCGTGGCCGCCGCGCTGGGCGTGTCCTGCTTCGAGACCCCGACCGGCTGGAAGTATTTCGGCAACCTGCTCGACGCGGGCCTTGCCACGCTGTGCGGCGAAGAGAGCTACGGCACGGGCTCGATGCACATCCGCGAAAAGGATGGCGTGTGGGCCGTGCTGTTCTGGCTGAACCTGATCGCCGCGACGGGCAAGTCCGTGAACGAGATCGTGCAGGAACACTGGGCCCGCTTCGGCCGCAACTATTATTCGCGCCACGACTACGAGGCCGTGGACGCCGGCGCCGCCAACGCAATGATGGACGACTTGCGCGGCAAGCTCGCATCGCTGGCAGGCCAGACGCTGGGGGATTTCCGTGTCCAGCTGGCCGACGATTTCACCTATACCGACCCGGTCGACAATTCCGTGTCTTCCCGCCAGGGCGTGCGCATCGTCATGACGGACGGCTCGCGCATCGTGATGCGCCTGTCCGGCACCGGCACGGAAGGCGCCACCGTGCGCCTGTACCTGGAACGCTACGAAGCCGACCCGGCCCGCCACAACCTCGATACCCAGCAGGCGCTGGCGCCGCTCATCGCCATCGCGGAGCAGGTGTCGGGACTGAAGGCGCGGACCGGGCGGGAGCAGCCGAGCGTGATTACGTGA
- a CDS encoding alpha-amylase family glycosyl hydrolase — MKLPVLAASLMLAFGAASAAPDLSPVKGKPFTWDNATVYFLVIDRFNNVDPSNDLAYGRKNDAAVARGFMGGDLAGVTAKVKEGYFTDLGVDAIWISPPVEQIHASTDEGTGVSYGFHGYWARDFTAVDANVGTEKDVRDLVEAAHARGIRVLLDVVMNHTGPVTPEDTVWPSDWVRTSPVCNFKDVRGTVDCALVKNLPDFRTDSNAKVDLPPFLVAKWKKEGRYDREVKELDDFFKRTGYPRAPRYYLMKWHADWVRKYGFDGFRGDTVKHTEPGVWKDLKKVASQAYEDWKRTPAGKQAVDKMGNVPFFMTAEAFGHPIADGRQFAYEDGTKVDYYNNGFDSMINFSLPNDAGQSYETLFSKYSTLLNGPLKGVTVLNYLDSHDDSHPFDAMRARPFEAANKLLLAPGQAQVYYGDETARVLKIEGAVGDANLRSFMNWDQLKNNAQVGLHGVAEVRDHWARLGRFRHAHPAVGAGVHQMIASSPYTFKRTYEKNGVSDRVVVALDLPQDRTVAISVAGVFGDGQTVRDAYTGKTAIVSGGKVQFDTRAPVALIAQD, encoded by the coding sequence ATGAAACTCCCCGTTCTCGCCGCCTCCCTGATGCTCGCCTTCGGCGCCGCCTCGGCCGCGCCCGACCTGTCGCCGGTCAAGGGCAAGCCGTTCACCTGGGATAACGCGACCGTCTACTTCCTCGTGATCGACCGCTTCAACAACGTCGATCCGTCGAACGACCTCGCCTACGGCCGCAAGAACGACGCGGCCGTCGCGCGCGGCTTCATGGGCGGCGACCTGGCCGGCGTCACGGCCAAGGTCAAGGAAGGGTATTTCACGGACCTGGGCGTGGACGCGATCTGGATCTCGCCGCCGGTCGAGCAGATCCACGCGTCCACCGACGAGGGCACGGGCGTCAGCTACGGCTTCCACGGCTACTGGGCGCGCGACTTCACGGCCGTCGACGCCAACGTGGGCACCGAGAAGGACGTGCGCGACCTCGTCGAGGCGGCGCATGCGCGCGGCATCCGCGTGCTGCTCGACGTCGTGATGAACCACACGGGGCCGGTCACTCCGGAAGATACCGTGTGGCCGTCCGACTGGGTGCGCACGTCGCCCGTCTGCAACTTCAAGGACGTCAGGGGCACGGTCGATTGCGCGCTCGTGAAAAACCTGCCGGACTTCCGCACCGACAGCAATGCGAAGGTCGACCTGCCGCCGTTCCTCGTCGCGAAGTGGAAGAAGGAAGGGCGCTACGACCGCGAAGTGAAGGAGCTGGACGACTTCTTCAAGCGCACGGGCTACCCGCGCGCACCGCGCTACTACCTGATGAAATGGCACGCCGACTGGGTGCGCAAGTACGGCTTCGACGGCTTCCGCGGCGACACCGTCAAGCACACGGAACCCGGCGTGTGGAAGGACCTGAAAAAGGTGGCGAGCCAGGCCTACGAGGACTGGAAGCGCACGCCGGCCGGCAAGCAGGCCGTCGACAAGATGGGCAATGTGCCGTTCTTCATGACGGCCGAGGCGTTCGGCCATCCGATCGCGGACGGCCGCCAGTTCGCCTACGAGGACGGCACGAAGGTCGACTATTACAACAACGGCTTCGACAGCATGATCAACTTCAGCCTGCCGAACGACGCCGGCCAGAGCTACGAGACGCTGTTCTCGAAGTATTCGACCCTGCTGAACGGCCCGCTGAAAGGCGTCACGGTCCTGAACTACCTCGACTCGCACGACGACAGCCACCCGTTCGACGCAATGCGCGCGCGCCCGTTCGAGGCAGCGAACAAGCTGCTGCTGGCGCCGGGCCAGGCCCAGGTCTACTACGGCGACGAGACGGCGCGCGTACTGAAGATCGAAGGCGCCGTGGGCGACGCGAACCTGCGCTCGTTCATGAACTGGGACCAGTTGAAGAACAATGCCCAGGTCGGCCTGCACGGCGTGGCCGAGGTGCGCGACCACTGGGCGCGCCTGGGCCGCTTCCGCCACGCGCATCCGGCCGTGGGCGCGGGCGTGCACCAGATGATCGCCTCCAGCCCGTACACGTTCAAGCGCACGTACGAGAAAAACGGCGTCTCCGACCGCGTCGTCGTCGCCCTCGACCTGCCGCAGGACCGCACGGTCGCCATCTCCGTGGCCGGCGTGTTCGGCGACGGCCAGACGGTGCGCGATGCGTACACGGGCAAGACGGCCATCGTCTCGGGCGGCAAGGTGCAGTTCGATACGCGCGCACCGGTGGCGCTGATCGCGCAGGACTGA
- a CDS encoding alpha/beta fold hydrolase produces the protein MPRARLTAAACAALIMSAAHAAEPAYGPELEGFDYPYPVQQYRFTSQGVPLHMAYMDVKPAQPNGRTVVLLHGKNFCAATWKSSIDALTKAGYRVVAPDQIGFCKSSKPEHYQYSFQQLAANTHALLASIGVRQATVMGHSTGGMLAVRYGLLYPEETEQLVLANPIGLEDWKALGVPALGVDKWYERELQTTADRIRAYEKATYYVNDWKPVYEPWVQMLAGLYRGPGKKLVAWNSALLYDMIYTQPVVYEFPLLKMPVLLLIGTKDNTAIGKDAAPAELRPKLGNYAALGKAAAKAIPHATLVEFDDMGHAPQMQDPARFHQALLTGLSKR, from the coding sequence ATGCCCCGAGCACGCCTGACCGCGGCGGCGTGCGCTGCGCTGATCATGAGCGCAGCCCACGCCGCCGAACCCGCCTACGGCCCCGAGCTGGAAGGCTTCGATTACCCGTACCCCGTGCAGCAATACCGCTTCACGTCGCAGGGCGTGCCGCTGCACATGGCCTACATGGACGTGAAACCGGCGCAGCCGAACGGCCGCACCGTCGTCCTCCTGCACGGCAAGAACTTCTGCGCCGCGACGTGGAAGTCGTCCATCGACGCGCTCACGAAGGCCGGCTACCGCGTCGTCGCGCCCGACCAGATCGGCTTCTGCAAGTCGAGCAAGCCGGAGCACTATCAATACAGCTTCCAGCAACTGGCCGCCAACACGCACGCGCTGCTGGCATCCATCGGCGTCAGACAGGCCACCGTGATGGGCCACTCGACGGGCGGCATGCTGGCCGTGCGCTACGGTCTGCTGTATCCGGAGGAGACGGAGCAGCTGGTGCTCGCGAACCCGATCGGGCTGGAAGACTGGAAGGCGCTGGGCGTCCCGGCGCTGGGCGTCGACAAGTGGTACGAGCGGGAGCTCCAGACGACGGCCGACAGGATCCGCGCGTACGAAAAAGCCACGTACTACGTCAACGACTGGAAGCCCGTGTACGAGCCGTGGGTGCAGATGCTCGCGGGGCTGTACCGCGGGCCCGGTAAAAAACTCGTCGCGTGGAACTCGGCCCTGCTGTACGACATGATCTACACGCAGCCGGTCGTGTACGAATTCCCGTTACTGAAGATGCCCGTGCTGCTGCTGATCGGGACGAAGGACAACACGGCCATCGGCAAGGATGCCGCGCCGGCCGAACTGCGGCCGAAGCTGGGCAACTACGCGGCGCTGGGCAAGGCTGCGGCGAAGGCGATTCCGCATGCGACGCTCGTCGAGTTCGACGACATGGGCCACGCGCCGCAGATGCAGGATCCGGCGCGGTTTCACCAGGCGTTGTTGACAGGATTGAGCAAGCGCTAG
- a CDS encoding response regulator transcription factor, whose product MKDIPLTLYVVDDDEALRRSLLLLLFSQGLAVQAFESGEAFLEAVDMRQPGCVILDLRLGGMSGLAVFDRLRAAHSPLVTLFLSGHGDIPTALEAVRQGAWDWVEKPDTQHLLDKLPAAIAEARSRAHALRLWAELTPREREVARLVGLGQPNKEIARVLVPPCGPRSVETHRANIFSKLQCANDNELGRWLAAHPWLG is encoded by the coding sequence ATGAAAGACATCCCGCTCACCCTGTACGTCGTCGACGATGACGAAGCCCTGCGCCGTTCCCTGCTGTTGCTGCTGTTTTCGCAGGGCCTGGCCGTGCAGGCGTTCGAATCGGGCGAGGCGTTCCTAGAGGCCGTCGACATGCGCCAGCCGGGCTGCGTGATCCTCGACCTGCGCCTCGGCGGCATGAGCGGCCTGGCCGTGTTCGACCGCCTGCGCGCGGCACACAGCCCGCTCGTCACGCTGTTCCTGTCCGGCCACGGCGACATCCCGACCGCCCTCGAAGCCGTGCGCCAGGGTGCGTGGGACTGGGTGGAAAAGCCGGACACGCAGCACCTGCTCGACAAGCTGCCGGCCGCCATCGCGGAGGCACGATCCCGTGCACACGCGCTGCGGCTGTGGGCGGAGCTGACGCCGCGCGAACGGGAAGTCGCGCGGCTCGTGGGGCTCGGCCAGCCGAACAAGGAGATCGCGCGGGTGCTCGTGCCGCCATGCGGACCGCGGTCGGTGGAGACGCATCGCGCGAACATCTTCAGCAAGCTGCAGTGCGCGAACGATAACGAGTTGGGGCGGTGGCTGGCGGCGCACCCGTGGCTCGGCTAG
- a CDS encoding sensor histidine kinase, which yields MAKLLNLLIGAFALAVIAASGNWAERHELQTKTEGLRQAAAAHVLGLRGLVEKHDFLPHAAARHPDVQDLLRTPRDGALRSRVNDYFADLQATTGAAALFLVDRAGLTLAASNWNLPSSFVGQSYRQRPYFEDAVQGRRGIFYGLGLTTGQSGLFIAEPVRADGAILGVVVVKISLEPLQAAWMRGADPVVLRDSRGIVFLSAVPDWLFHAIRPVSAADLHWIVEHRQYGNRERFYVLPWQTETRGASPGFVLHTNMGGRRLDLLALDTPLPELGWTLTVTTDMKEVVQARQLALMLAALAVALLLLGVLYWRLREKRFREQRSARIELERRVEERTHDLEEAHAFRKAMEDSLLVGMRARDPEGTIIYVNPALCAMVGYSADELLGRRPPYPYWHPDDQEKHERESADALQGRAAPHGFESRIRHKDGHDVITMVYTAPLVDAQGVHRGWMSSVVDITAQKQAEARQRDQEVRLQRSARLASVGEMASTLAHELNQPLMALSNFAVAARALTAQSAPPDMLAGALDEIVEQSKRASEIVKRVRAFINPKRGHYENLAVDGVIAHAAALLEPELKQAGIALQLALDDGGTVVRGDRVLLEQVLVNLIHNAMHAMQDRPRGAIDLTSRRVDTGVRITVTDHGPGIPPEQLDQIFAPFFTTRPDGLGLGLNICRTIVEAHGGCMTVENPAGGGAAFSFTLPIAP from the coding sequence ATGGCCAAACTGCTCAACCTCCTCATCGGCGCCTTCGCGCTGGCCGTCATCGCGGCGTCGGGGAACTGGGCCGAGCGCCACGAGCTGCAGACCAAGACGGAAGGCCTGCGCCAGGCCGCGGCCGCGCACGTGCTGGGCCTGCGCGGCCTCGTCGAGAAGCACGACTTCCTGCCGCACGCGGCGGCCCGCCACCCGGACGTGCAAGACCTGCTGCGCACCCCGCGCGACGGCGCGCTGCGCTCACGCGTCAACGATTACTTCGCCGACCTGCAGGCGACGACGGGCGCCGCCGCGCTGTTCCTCGTCGACCGCGCGGGCCTCACGCTCGCGGCCAGCAACTGGAACCTGCCGTCCAGTTTCGTCGGCCAGTCCTATCGCCAGCGCCCCTACTTCGAGGATGCCGTGCAGGGCCGGCGCGGCATCTTCTATGGCCTCGGCCTCACGACGGGCCAGTCCGGGCTGTTCATCGCGGAACCCGTGCGCGCGGACGGCGCTATCCTGGGCGTCGTCGTCGTGAAAATCAGCCTGGAACCGCTGCAGGCCGCATGGATGCGCGGCGCCGACCCGGTGGTGCTGCGCGACAGCCGCGGCATCGTCTTTCTCTCCGCCGTGCCGGACTGGCTGTTCCACGCGATCCGGCCCGTGTCCGCGGCCGACCTGCACTGGATCGTCGAGCACCGCCAGTACGGCAACCGCGAACGCTTCTACGTGCTGCCGTGGCAGACGGAGACGCGCGGGGCGTCCCCCGGCTTCGTCCTGCACACGAACATGGGCGGACGCCGGCTGGACCTGCTCGCGCTGGACACGCCGCTGCCGGAACTGGGCTGGACCCTGACCGTCACGACCGACATGAAGGAAGTGGTGCAGGCGCGCCAGCTCGCGCTGATGCTGGCCGCCCTGGCCGTCGCGCTGCTGCTGCTCGGCGTGCTGTACTGGCGCCTGCGCGAAAAACGCTTCCGCGAACAGCGCTCGGCCCGCATCGAACTCGAACGCCGCGTCGAGGAACGCACCCACGACCTGGAAGAAGCGCACGCGTTCCGCAAGGCGATGGAAGACTCGCTCCTCGTGGGCATGCGTGCGCGCGACCCGGAGGGCACCATCATCTACGTCAACCCGGCCCTGTGCGCGATGGTGGGCTACAGCGCGGACGAATTGCTCGGACGCCGTCCGCCTTACCCGTACTGGCATCCGGACGACCAGGAAAAACACGAGCGCGAAAGCGCCGACGCGCTGCAGGGCCGCGCCGCCCCGCACGGCTTCGAATCGCGCATCCGCCACAAGGACGGCCACGACGTGATCACGATGGTCTACACGGCCCCCCTCGTCGACGCGCAGGGCGTGCACCGGGGCTGGATGAGTTCCGTCGTCGACATCACGGCGCAGAAGCAGGCCGAGGCCCGCCAGCGCGACCAGGAAGTGCGCCTGCAGCGCAGCGCGCGCCTCGCGAGCGTGGGCGAGATGGCGTCCACGCTCGCGCATGAACTGAATCAACCGCTGATGGCGCTGTCGAACTTCGCCGTTGCCGCGCGCGCCCTCACCGCGCAATCGGCGCCGCCCGACATGCTGGCCGGCGCGCTCGACGAGATCGTCGAACAGTCGAAACGCGCCAGCGAGATCGTCAAGCGGGTGCGCGCGTTCATCAACCCCAAGCGGGGGCATTACGAAAACCTCGCGGTCGACGGCGTCATCGCGCACGCGGCGGCGCTGCTGGAGCCCGAGCTGAAGCAGGCGGGCATCGCGCTGCAGCTTGCACTGGACGATGGCGGCACCGTGGTACGCGGCGACCGGGTCCTGCTCGAACAGGTGCTCGTGAACCTGATCCACAACGCGATGCACGCGATGCAGGACCGCCCGCGCGGCGCCATCGACCTGACCAGCCGGCGCGTCGACACGGGCGTGCGTATCACCGTCACCGACCATGGTCCCGGCATACCGCCCGAGCAGCTCGACCAGATCTTCGCGCCCTTCTTCACCACCCGCCCCGACGGCCTGGGCCTGGGGCTGAACATCTGCCGCACCATCGTCGAGGCCCACGGCGGTTGCATGACCGTCGAGAACCCCGCGGGCGGCGGCGCCGCCTTTTCCTTCACACTTCCGATCGCGCCATGA
- a CDS encoding MFS transporter: MNTITSKVGAQAAAGAGERISGSRLKAIFIGSAGNLVEWFDFYCYSAFALYFANSFFPKQDPTAQMMSTAGIFALGFFVRPIGGILFGHIGDRLGRKTALMTSVLLMCFGSLLIACAPTYAAAGILSPCILLLARLLQGLSLGGEYGASATYLSEMADSKHRGFYSSFQYVTLIGGQLLALVLLLVLQNFLLDADQLRAWGWRIPFFTGACLALLALRMRHNLPETASFEAARKKAKPMGGLKQLMQHPREVMLVIGLTMGGTLAFYVYTTYMQKFLRLSVGLTDGQTTAVSAASLLFAMCLQPLYGALSDRIGRKPLLIGFALLGTLFTVPLLTGIRHASGPWEAFGLIACAWMIVSGYTSINALVKAELFPASIRATGVGVPYAFAVSVFGGTAEYLALWFKSISLESGFYWYTTAVIACTLVVCWFMRDTGALSKIDAEARGQ; this comes from the coding sequence ATGAACACCATCACATCCAAGGTCGGCGCCCAGGCGGCGGCCGGCGCCGGCGAGCGCATTTCCGGCTCGCGCCTGAAGGCCATCTTCATCGGCTCGGCCGGCAACCTCGTCGAGTGGTTCGATTTCTACTGCTACTCGGCGTTCGCGCTGTACTTCGCGAACTCGTTCTTCCCCAAGCAGGATCCCACGGCGCAGATGATGTCCACGGCGGGCATCTTCGCGCTGGGCTTCTTCGTGCGTCCGATCGGCGGCATCCTGTTCGGCCACATCGGCGACCGCCTCGGCCGCAAGACGGCGCTGATGACCTCCGTACTGCTGATGTGCTTCGGCTCCCTGCTGATCGCCTGCGCGCCGACCTACGCCGCGGCCGGCATCCTGTCGCCGTGCATCCTGCTGCTGGCGCGCCTGCTGCAGGGCCTGAGCCTGGGCGGCGAATATGGCGCCAGCGCGACGTACCTGTCGGAGATGGCGGACTCGAAGCACCGCGGCTTCTACAGCAGCTTCCAGTACGTGACGCTGATCGGCGGCCAGCTGCTGGCGCTGGTCCTGCTGCTCGTGCTGCAGAACTTCCTGCTCGACGCCGACCAGCTGCGTGCCTGGGGCTGGCGCATCCCGTTCTTCACCGGTGCCTGCCTCGCGCTGCTGGCCCTGCGCATGCGCCACAACCTGCCGGAGACCGCGTCGTTCGAGGCCGCGCGTAAAAAGGCGAAACCGATGGGCGGCCTGAAGCAACTGATGCAGCACCCGCGCGAAGTGATGCTGGTGATCGGCCTGACGATGGGCGGCACCCTGGCCTTCTACGTCTACACGACCTATATGCAGAAATTCCTGCGCCTGTCCGTCGGCCTGACGGATGGGCAGACCACCGCCGTCTCGGCCGCGTCGCTGCTGTTCGCGATGTGCCTGCAGCCGCTGTATGGCGCGCTGTCGGACCGCATCGGCCGCAAGCCGCTGCTCATCGGCTTCGCGCTGCTGGGCACCCTGTTCACCGTGCCGCTGTTGACCGGTATCCGCCACGCCAGCGGCCCGTGGGAAGCGTTCGGCCTGATCGCCTGTGCCTGGATGATCGTGTCCGGCTACACGTCGATCAATGCACTGGTAAAAGCCGAGCTGTTCCCGGCCTCGATCCGCGCCACCGGCGTCGGCGTGCCGTATGCATTCGCCGTCTCCGTGTTCGGCGGCACGGCCGAGTACCTGGCGCTGTGGTTCAAATCCATCAGCCTGGAAAGCGGCTTCTACTGGTACACGACGGCCGTCATCGCCTGCACCCTCGTCGTCTGCTGGTTCATGCGCGACACCGGCGCGCTGTCGAAGATCGACGCGGAAGCGCGCGGCCAATAA